In one window of Desulfonatronospira thiodismutans ASO3-1 DNA:
- a CDS encoding RsbRD N-terminal domain-containing protein — translation MSLDASIKQHKSQILNLWLKKFTDTYPDESARFFKNSPGQFNNPVGYTFRVNMEKILDEFFQDNDQEKMRQYLDGITRIRAVQGFSPTEALCFLPMLRETIWEVCGREIESNNQYGDWVDLLTRLDRLTYLAFDIYMSCREQLWKQRSEMFHNRTHKLLERAIAKNAAE, via the coding sequence ATGAGTCTGGATGCGAGCATTAAGCAGCACAAATCCCAAATTCTCAACCTCTGGCTCAAAAAATTCACCGATACATACCCGGATGAATCCGCCCGCTTCTTCAAGAACAGCCCCGGACAGTTCAACAATCCCGTGGGCTACACCTTCCGCGTGAACATGGAAAAGATTTTAGACGAATTTTTCCAGGACAACGACCAGGAAAAAATGCGCCAGTACCTGGACGGCATAACCCGCATCCGGGCAGTACAGGGTTTTTCCCCCACCGAGGCCCTCTGTTTTCTGCCCATGCTTCGGGAAACCATCTGGGAAGTCTGCGGCCGGGAGATCGAGAGCAACAACCAGTACGGAGACTGGGTTGATCTGCTCACAAGACTTGACCGGCTTACATATCTGGCATTCGACATCTACATGTCCTGCAGAGAACAGCTCTGGAAACAGCGCTCCGAGATGTTCCACAACAGGACCCACAAGCTTCTGGAAAGAGCCATAGCAAAAAACGCTGCGGAATAG
- a CDS encoding VOC family protein: MRYKGINHIALATGDLNATIRFWRDLVGLRLIAGLGRPGYRQYFFEIGPRDMLLFFEWNHVQPIPEKDHGVPVQGPFGFDHLALEVETLEDMWQIYDRLKAADIWVSEILDHGFIYSLYSFDPNNIPIEFSWANPEFDLRKTPRMQDSKPVFEARKGPDPLPDVWPEVSEPTLPQEQKIYPGEGSELRSKKNRW, encoded by the coding sequence ATGAGATACAAGGGAATCAACCATATCGCCCTGGCCACCGGGGACTTGAATGCCACCATCAGATTCTGGCGCGATCTAGTGGGGCTGCGCCTCATTGCCGGACTGGGCAGGCCCGGTTACCGCCAGTATTTTTTTGAAATCGGCCCCAGGGACATGCTGCTTTTTTTTGAGTGGAACCATGTCCAGCCTATTCCTGAAAAAGACCACGGGGTACCGGTTCAAGGTCCTTTCGGCTTCGATCACCTGGCCCTGGAGGTAGAAACTCTGGAAGATATGTGGCAGATCTACGACCGCCTCAAGGCCGCCGATATCTGGGTCTCGGAAATCCTGGACCATGGTTTTATTTATTCCCTGTATTCATTTGACCCCAACAATATTCCCATCGAATTCTCCTGGGCCAACCCGGAATTCGACCTGCGAAAAACCCCCAGAATGCAGGACAGCAAGCCGGTATTCGAGGCCCGGAAAGGACCCGATCCTTTACCTGACGTCTGGCCTGAAGTAAGCGAGCCTACCTTGCCCCAGGAGCAGAAAATCTATCCTGGAGAAGGCAGTGAACTGCGAAGCAAAAAAAACAGGTGGTAG
- a CDS encoding YkgJ family cysteine cluster protein, whose product MNSGIDLSPYFSRYEQLMQGVDSIFHKMKGDFPGEVRCDDGCTDCCYALFDLSLVEALYLNHRFQELDTSLRNMVLVEADKADRRTHKIKKQLFKEHEGGASEEEILKKAGKERVQCPLLMEGKCILYESRPLTCRLYGLPMKIGENTVSCSMSRFEPGVQYPTVDMHKLHEQLLHLSQELAKGIGTKYVELHTVLVPVSMALLTEYDREYLGVEAAQNSCETTSKDQKGPTREWVLGSGE is encoded by the coding sequence ATGAATTCAGGCATAGATTTAAGCCCTTATTTTTCAAGATATGAGCAATTGATGCAGGGCGTTGACAGTATATTTCACAAGATGAAGGGGGATTTCCCGGGCGAGGTGCGCTGCGATGACGGCTGCACGGATTGCTGTTATGCCCTTTTTGACCTGTCCCTGGTGGAGGCCCTGTATCTGAACCACAGGTTTCAGGAGCTGGACACCAGCTTGAGGAACATGGTCCTGGTGGAAGCAGACAAGGCTGACCGCAGGACCCACAAGATAAAAAAGCAGCTCTTCAAGGAACATGAAGGCGGGGCCTCTGAGGAAGAGATTCTGAAAAAGGCGGGTAAAGAAAGAGTTCAGTGCCCTCTTCTGATGGAAGGCAAGTGCATTCTTTACGAATCCAGGCCGCTGACCTGTCGTCTTTACGGGCTGCCCATGAAAATAGGAGAAAATACTGTCTCCTGCTCCATGTCCAGGTTTGAGCCGGGAGTACAGTATCCTACAGTGGATATGCACAAGCTGCATGAGCAGTTATTGCACTTGAGCCAGGAACTGGCCAAAGGCATAGGGACTAAGTATGTTGAACTGCATACTGTCCTGGTGCCTGTTTCCATGGCCCTGCTTACCGAGTATGACCGGGAATACCTGGGGGTTGAGGCTGCACAGAATTCATGCGAAACAACTTCCAAAGATCAGAAAGGACCCACCCGGGAATGGGTGCTGGGATCCGGAGAGTAG
- a CDS encoding tetratricopeptide repeat protein, whose protein sequence is MTQSSIEEKIQELKARLAKNPECGVTNYNLGVHYMALRDFETARQYLQEAIRKSPDLAEAYVQLGGIAMNEGDLDGCFSYNEMASKIRHRFAVPHGNMGFVHLQRGDVDKAIASLKRAISFDPQFVQAHATLGNAYYMQGDLEGCLQQCQKAVDLEPNFGPAYNTMGLACMDRQDFEAASKYFKKAQETGYEVAPEIWQELEQTG, encoded by the coding sequence ATGACTCAAAGCAGCATTGAAGAAAAGATCCAGGAACTAAAAGCCAGACTGGCCAAGAATCCCGAGTGCGGGGTGACCAACTACAATTTAGGAGTGCATTACATGGCCCTGCGTGACTTTGAGACCGCCAGGCAGTATCTGCAGGAGGCCATCCGCAAATCTCCCGACCTGGCCGAGGCTTATGTACAGCTTGGCGGTATAGCCATGAACGAAGGTGACCTGGATGGTTGTTTCAGTTACAATGAAATGGCCAGCAAAATCAGGCACCGCTTTGCTGTGCCGCACGGCAACATGGGGTTTGTCCACCTGCAGCGCGGCGACGTGGACAAGGCCATTGCCTCCCTGAAGCGGGCCATTTCCTTTGATCCCCAGTTTGTGCAGGCCCATGCAACCCTGGGCAATGCCTATTATATGCAGGGGGATCTGGAAGGTTGCCTGCAGCAGTGCCAGAAGGCTGTTGATCTCGAGCCCAATTTCGGCCCGGCCTACAATACCATGGGCCTTGCCTGCATGGACAGGCAGGATTTTGAAGCGGCCAGTAAGTACTTCAAGAAGGCCCAGGAAACCGGCTATGAAGTAGCTCCCGAAATCTGGCAGGAGCTGGAACAGACGGGCTGA
- the dsrO gene encoding sulfate reduction electron transfer complex DsrMKJOP subunit DsrO: MKNSRRKFIKIAGMAALGWSICPSLAGARSGPRQSENRLRADRWAMVIDSEKLNDEIMDKCIEACHKLHNVPEIPNDQNIKWIWKEPFYNLFSDQSHGYLKDKKSLPFLTLCNHCDNPPCVRVCPTQATFSRDDGIVLMDFHRCIGCRFCMAGCPYGSRSFNYYDPRKFLDDDELDHDYPTREMGVVEKCEFCAHLVDQGEMPACVEASEGAILFGDLNDPNSDVRKVLQERYSLLRKPKLGTDPQVYYLI, encoded by the coding sequence ATGAAAAACAGCAGAAGAAAATTCATCAAGATTGCGGGTATGGCTGCACTGGGTTGGAGCATCTGCCCCTCCCTGGCCGGAGCCAGGTCCGGGCCCAGGCAGAGTGAAAACAGGCTCAGGGCGGATCGCTGGGCTATGGTAATAGACTCAGAAAAGCTTAATGATGAAATCATGGACAAGTGCATAGAGGCCTGCCACAAGCTGCACAATGTGCCTGAGATTCCAAATGATCAAAATATAAAGTGGATCTGGAAGGAACCTTTCTACAATCTGTTCAGTGATCAGTCCCATGGTTATCTCAAAGATAAGAAAAGCCTGCCTTTTCTTACCCTCTGCAACCATTGCGACAATCCACCGTGTGTGCGGGTATGTCCCACACAGGCCACTTTCTCCCGGGATGACGGGATTGTCCTCATGGACTTTCACCGCTGCATAGGCTGCCGTTTCTGCATGGCGGGCTGCCCTTACGGTTCCAGGAGCTTTAATTATTACGACCCCAGAAAATTTCTGGATGATGACGAACTGGACCATGACTATCCAACCAGGGAAATGGGAGTCGTGGAAAAGTGTGAATTTTGTGCCCATCTTGTGGATCAAGGGGAGATGCCAGCCTGTGTTGAGGCATCCGAGGGGGCCATTCTTTTCGGGGATTTGAACGACCCCAATTCAGACGTGCGCAAGGTTTTGCAGGAAAGATATTCTCTGCTACGCAAACCCAAACTGGGCACTGACCCACAAGTCTATTATCTAATTTAA
- the dsrP gene encoding sulfate reduction electron transfer complex DsrMKJOP subunit DsrP — protein sequence MLEKAIKGSALYWIWLLVLLAVIGVGFGAYLQQLDQGLSVTALNRDISWGLYIAQLTFLVGVAASAVMMVIPMYLHNHKAFARMLILGEFMAVATIIMCLLFVVVDLGQPQRLWNVVLYPTPSSVLFWDMVVLNGYLFLNILIGWVTLQAERKRVGPPRWIKPFIYLSIPWAISIHTVTAFLYAGLPGRDFWLTASMAPSFLASAFAAGPALLILLAFAVKIFAKWDPGREAIQSLAKIVTYALAAYLFLIGCKIFTAAYSMVPDKLAHWEYLYFGLEGHTMLSVFMWVSTAAGVSALLILLFPKNRQAENILAFACVLVLISTWIEKGMGLITAGFVPTPMKEVLTYAPTGPEILITLGIYGIGFLIITVLWKVGIGVRKEIEAT from the coding sequence ATGCTCGAGAAAGCAATAAAAGGAAGCGCTTTATACTGGATATGGCTGCTGGTATTGCTGGCGGTCATTGGAGTGGGTTTCGGGGCCTACCTGCAACAGCTGGATCAGGGCCTCTCGGTGACCGCCCTGAACCGGGACATCTCCTGGGGACTGTACATTGCCCAGTTGACCTTCCTGGTTGGAGTCGCCGCCTCGGCGGTCATGATGGTCATCCCCATGTATCTGCATAATCACAAGGCTTTCGCACGGATGCTCATTCTGGGTGAGTTCATGGCCGTGGCCACCATTATCATGTGCCTGCTTTTTGTAGTGGTGGACCTGGGCCAGCCCCAGAGGTTGTGGAACGTTGTCCTTTATCCCACTCCCAGTTCGGTACTTTTCTGGGATATGGTAGTGCTCAACGGATATCTGTTCTTAAACATTCTTATCGGCTGGGTGACTCTGCAGGCCGAGCGCAAGCGTGTCGGACCTCCCAGGTGGATCAAGCCTTTTATCTATCTGTCCATACCCTGGGCCATAAGCATACATACGGTAACGGCCTTTCTGTATGCCGGTCTGCCCGGCCGCGACTTCTGGCTGACAGCCTCCATGGCTCCGTCCTTTCTGGCCTCGGCTTTTGCCGCTGGACCGGCCCTCTTAATTCTGCTGGCCTTTGCCGTGAAAATCTTTGCCAAATGGGATCCGGGGCGGGAAGCCATCCAGTCCCTGGCCAAGATTGTTACCTATGCCCTGGCCGCCTATCTGTTTCTCATCGGATGTAAGATATTCACAGCGGCATACAGCATGGTCCCGGACAAGCTGGCCCACTGGGAATATCTCTATTTCGGTCTTGAAGGACATACCATGCTGTCTGTCTTCATGTGGGTGTCCACAGCAGCCGGGGTTTCAGCCCTGCTGATTCTGCTCTTTCCCAAAAACCGGCAGGCTGAAAACATTCTGGCCTTTGCCTGTGTCCTGGTGCTCATCAGTACCTGGATCGAAAAGGGTATGGGGCTTATTACAGCTGGCTTTGTCCCCACCCCCATGAAGGAAGTCCTTACCTATGCACCCACAGGTCCGGAGATACTTATTACTCTGGGCATCTATGGCATAGGCTTTTTGATTATCACTGTCCTCTGGAAAGTGGGTATAGGGGTGCGCAAGGAAATTGAGGCCACCTGA
- a CDS encoding ATP-dependent 6-phosphofructokinase produces MSSSYDTRIETIGPSKVTSPLPLWRYIEDRETVPMNLDPEMIGEEPNGPIPLEIEVAGPRSNLFFDPSKTKCAIVTCGGLCPGINDVIRAIVMEAHHNYKVPSVLGIRFGLQGFIPSYGHPVEELTPDSVSHIHEFGGTILSSSRGPQPPEDIVDAMERMNISILFMIGGDGTMKAAQAIQQEVARRGNKMSIIGVPKTIDNDVHFVSKTFGFDTAVEKATEAIGCAHAEALGAPNGIGMVKLMGRESGFIAAQATIALKEVNFVLIPESRFDLHGSNGFLRHLEKRLDKRGHAVIVVAEGAGQELFDRKGADPSGNIILGDICSLLRKEILDHFHKKAQEITLKFIDPSYIIRSVPANSNDRVYCGFLGQHAVHAGMAGKTSMVVSMIQDRYIYLPLSLVTQKRKTLNINSNYWGSVLASTGQPSSMENPEKNDNC; encoded by the coding sequence ATGAGCTCCAGCTACGATACCAGAATCGAAACCATAGGCCCGTCCAAAGTCACCTCGCCCCTGCCTCTGTGGCGTTACATTGAAGACCGCGAAACAGTACCCATGAACCTGGACCCGGAGATGATCGGCGAGGAGCCCAACGGCCCCATCCCTCTGGAAATCGAGGTGGCCGGACCCAGGTCGAACCTTTTTTTCGACCCCTCCAAGACCAAGTGCGCCATTGTTACCTGCGGCGGCCTCTGCCCCGGGATCAACGACGTCATAAGGGCCATTGTCATGGAGGCCCATCACAACTACAAGGTCCCATCGGTTCTGGGCATACGCTTCGGGCTTCAGGGCTTCATCCCCAGTTACGGACATCCCGTAGAAGAGCTCACACCGGATTCAGTAAGCCATATCCACGAATTCGGCGGCACCATCCTGTCCTCTTCCCGGGGGCCTCAACCGCCGGAGGATATTGTGGACGCCATGGAACGTATGAACATAAGCATCCTGTTCATGATCGGAGGCGACGGCACCATGAAGGCGGCCCAGGCCATCCAGCAGGAGGTAGCCCGGAGGGGCAACAAGATGTCTATCATCGGTGTGCCCAAGACCATAGATAATGATGTTCACTTCGTTTCCAAAACCTTCGGCTTCGATACAGCAGTGGAAAAGGCCACCGAAGCCATCGGATGCGCCCATGCCGAGGCTCTGGGCGCACCCAACGGCATCGGCATGGTCAAACTCATGGGCCGCGAATCAGGCTTTATCGCCGCCCAGGCCACCATAGCCCTGAAAGAAGTCAATTTTGTCCTCATACCCGAATCCAGGTTCGACCTGCACGGCTCCAACGGCTTTTTGAGACACCTGGAAAAAAGGCTGGACAAAAGGGGACACGCCGTCATTGTGGTTGCCGAGGGTGCCGGACAGGAACTTTTTGACCGCAAGGGTGCCGACCCCTCGGGAAACATTATTCTGGGCGATATCTGTTCCCTGTTGCGCAAAGAAATCCTGGACCACTTCCATAAAAAAGCACAGGAAATAACATTAAAATTCATTGACCCCAGCTACATTATCCGTTCTGTACCGGCCAACTCCAATGACCGGGTGTACTGTGGATTTCTCGGCCAGCACGCCGTGCATGCAGGCATGGCCGGCAAAACAAGCATGGTGGTCAGCATGATCCAGGACCGCTACATATATCTGCCCCTTTCCCTGGTGACCCAGAAGCGCAAGACCCTGAACATAAACTCCAACTATTGGGGTTCAGTCCTGGCCAGCACTGGCCAGCCTTCTTCCATGGAAAACCCGGAAAAAAATGATAACTGCTGA
- a CDS encoding ferredoxin, with protein sequence MSYLVTVDVEKCNGDGECVDVCPVEVFELKDGKADPVNMEECLGCESCVEVCEEGAITVTEQ encoded by the coding sequence ATGTCTTACCTGGTAACTGTAGATGTGGAAAAATGCAACGGCGACGGTGAATGTGTTGACGTATGTCCCGTTGAAGTATTCGAGCTCAAGGACGGCAAGGCTGATCCCGTGAACATGGAAGAGTGCCTGGGCTGTGAGTCCTGTGTGGAAGTCTGTGAAGAGGGCGCTATTACCGTAACAGAGCAGTAA
- the dsrK gene encoding sulfate reduction electron transfer complex DsrMKJOP subunit DsrK codes for MATPKPDVLYRNISHHPPELDWMDVPLEIKPGRYCYAADPSALEAVGMPNARSWNPTDEDWKLPENWKETFLEGMKDRLERFRSFKVFMDICVRCGACADKCHFFIGSGDPKNMPVLRAELLRSVYRGEMTKAGQILGRMAGGRELNEKVLKEIWYYYYQCTECRRCSVYCPYGIDQAEITIIGRELLNLLGLQLDWIGKPVANCNRLGNHLGLPPHTFKDNIDFLCDDIEEATGIKPEPTFNKKGADILFITPSGDVFAEPGIFTCMGYLVLFHYLQEEYGLDITWSTYASEGGNFGFFTSHEMMKKLNAKMYHEAERLGVKWILGGECGHMWRVLHQYMDTMNGPPEFLDVPVSPITGTRFDHAASTKMIHIVEFVADLIKHKKLPIDKTRNDHLKVTFHDSCNPSRGMGFLEEPRYVLNNICNNFYEMPEGTIKEQTFCCGAGSGLNPGENEELRMMGGLPRANAVKFVRDRKGVNTLANVCAIDRATLSASMDYWVPDVTVCGVHELLANALILPGEDRQTDLRGEPLPGKEDE; via the coding sequence ATGGCTACACCAAAACCGGATGTACTGTACAGAAATATCAGTCACCATCCGCCTGAGCTGGACTGGATGGATGTACCTCTGGAAATAAAGCCGGGCAGGTACTGTTACGCAGCTGATCCTTCCGCGCTGGAAGCGGTGGGCATGCCCAATGCCAGGAGCTGGAATCCTACGGACGAAGACTGGAAGCTGCCTGAGAACTGGAAGGAAACTTTTCTGGAGGGTATGAAGGACAGGCTGGAGAGGTTTCGGTCTTTCAAAGTGTTCATGGATATATGCGTGCGTTGCGGAGCCTGCGCCGACAAGTGCCATTTCTTCATCGGCTCCGGAGATCCCAAGAATATGCCTGTGCTTAGGGCTGAGCTCCTGCGTTCGGTATACCGCGGCGAGATGACCAAAGCCGGCCAGATCCTGGGACGCATGGCCGGAGGACGCGAACTCAATGAAAAGGTCTTAAAGGAAATCTGGTATTATTATTACCAGTGTACCGAGTGCAGGCGCTGTTCTGTTTACTGCCCATACGGCATTGACCAGGCCGAGATCACCATTATCGGCCGGGAGCTCTTGAATCTGCTGGGACTCCAGCTGGACTGGATCGGCAAGCCTGTGGCCAACTGCAACCGCCTGGGCAACCATCTGGGACTGCCGCCGCACACCTTCAAGGATAACATCGACTTTCTGTGCGATGATATCGAGGAGGCAACCGGGATCAAGCCCGAGCCCACTTTCAATAAGAAAGGCGCGGACATACTCTTCATCACTCCTTCCGGGGACGTGTTCGCAGAACCCGGTATTTTTACCTGCATGGGTTACCTGGTGCTTTTTCACTACCTGCAGGAAGAATACGGCCTGGACATCACCTGGAGCACCTATGCCTCGGAAGGCGGCAACTTCGGCTTTTTCACCTCACACGAGATGATGAAAAAGCTAAACGCCAAGATGTATCACGAGGCGGAGCGCCTGGGCGTGAAATGGATCCTGGGCGGCGAGTGCGGACATATGTGGCGTGTACTGCATCAATATATGGACACCATGAACGGTCCTCCGGAATTTCTGGATGTGCCGGTATCGCCAATTACCGGGACCAGGTTCGATCACGCCGCTTCCACCAAGATGATCCACATCGTGGAATTCGTGGCGGACCTTATCAAGCACAAGAAGCTTCCCATAGATAAGACCCGCAACGATCATCTCAAGGTCACCTTCCACGATTCCTGCAACCCTTCGCGCGGCATGGGTTTTCTGGAAGAACCAAGATATGTCCTCAACAATATCTGTAACAACTTCTACGAGATGCCCGAGGGCACCATCAAGGAGCAGACCTTCTGTTGCGGTGCCGGATCAGGGCTCAACCCCGGGGAAAACGAAGAACTCAGGATGATGGGTGGCCTGCCCAGGGCCAACGCTGTCAAGTTTGTGCGCGACAGGAAGGGAGTCAATACCCTGGCCAATGTATGCGCCATTGACAGGGCTACGCTCAGCGCCTCCATGGATTACTGGGTGCCGGATGTAACAGTTTGCGGGGTGCATGAGCTGCTGGCCAACGCCTTGATTCTGCCCGGGGAGGATCGTCAGACCGACCTGCGGGGTGAACCTTTGCCTGGTAAGGAGGATGAATAA
- a CDS encoding Hsp20/alpha crystallin family protein, with protein MSKHHNPWMEIQSMREEIDRIMDDARDWSMGRASDRDRFALWRPVADLYETVDQYIIELELPGVDQEKISLESKGGHLLVHGEKRIEKEATGSAYQLVERSYGPFSRKFQLPRNVDSAGIKAVFKNGVLTVSIPKKDTPSKSVSIKVE; from the coding sequence ATGAGCAAGCACCACAATCCCTGGATGGAGATCCAGAGCATGCGCGAGGAAATCGACAGGATAATGGATGATGCCCGGGACTGGAGTATGGGACGGGCATCGGACAGGGACAGGTTTGCTTTGTGGCGTCCTGTGGCCGACCTGTACGAGACAGTGGATCAGTACATTATCGAGCTGGAGCTTCCAGGTGTGGATCAGGAAAAAATCAGCCTGGAGTCCAAGGGCGGCCATCTTCTGGTGCACGGGGAAAAGAGAATAGAAAAGGAGGCTACTGGAAGTGCTTACCAGCTGGTGGAGAGGTCTTACGGACCCTTCAGCAGAAAGTTTCAGCTCCCCAGAAATGTAGATTCCGCAGGCATAAAGGCTGTATTTAAAAACGGTGTGCTCACCGTCTCCATCCCCAAGAAAGACACGCCTTCAAAATCAGTGAGCATCAAGGTGGAATAG
- the dsrM gene encoding sulfate reduction electron transfer complex DsrMKJOP subunit DsrM: MKAIYSLILVVALILIAMVGAGALGMGALFGVIIPYLAVLVFIVGFVVRVVQWGKTPVPFRIPTTCGQARKSLPMFKDKWNRLDNPGTKLGVVGRMFFEVFLFRSLFRNTRVELHQGPHIAYSSSKWLWIFALIFHYTFLLIFLRHMRFFTEPVPELFVTMDHMDSMFQILSPALYLSSALILVALGYLLLRRLLVPSVRYISQPADYFPLFLILGIVISGMLMRYIGPFKTDLMAVKELTMGLVQFSPTVPEGIGATFFVHLFLVSVLLVYFPFSKLMHLGGVFLSPTRNLPNDSREKHHENPWNYPVKFHTYQAYEDENREVMVEAGLPVEKPLEEKTEEASGEETSDDNAEKKE; encoded by the coding sequence ATGAAAGCGATTTACTCACTGATTCTGGTTGTAGCCCTGATCCTGATTGCCATGGTGGGCGCCGGAGCCCTTGGTATGGGTGCTCTTTTTGGAGTGATCATACCCTATCTTGCGGTGCTGGTTTTCATCGTGGGTTTTGTGGTCAGGGTGGTCCAATGGGGAAAGACTCCGGTGCCGTTTCGCATACCTACAACCTGTGGGCAGGCCAGGAAGTCATTGCCCATGTTCAAGGACAAGTGGAACAGACTGGACAATCCCGGCACCAAGCTGGGGGTCGTGGGCCGCATGTTCTTCGAGGTTTTTCTTTTCCGTTCACTTTTTCGAAATACCAGGGTGGAACTGCATCAGGGTCCACACATTGCCTACTCTTCCAGCAAGTGGCTGTGGATCTTCGCCCTGATATTTCATTACACTTTCCTGTTGATATTTCTTCGTCACATGCGTTTTTTCACAGAGCCTGTTCCTGAGTTGTTTGTGACCATGGATCACATGGACAGCATGTTCCAGATTTTAAGTCCCGCCCTATATCTTTCCAGCGCGCTCATCCTGGTGGCCCTGGGCTATCTGCTACTGAGAAGACTGCTGGTACCTTCTGTGCGCTATATTTCCCAGCCGGCGGATTACTTTCCTCTCTTTCTCATCCTGGGGATCGTGATATCGGGTATGCTCATGCGCTATATAGGGCCCTTCAAAACAGATCTCATGGCCGTCAAAGAGTTGACCATGGGCCTGGTTCAGTTCAGTCCCACCGTGCCCGAGGGTATTGGAGCCACATTCTTTGTACATCTTTTCCTGGTCTCTGTGCTGCTCGTCTATTTTCCTTTCAGCAAGCTCATGCATCTGGGCGGAGTTTTCCTGAGTCCCACCAGGAACCTTCCCAATGACAGCCGCGAAAAGCATCATGAAAATCCCTGGAATTATCCGGTGAAGTTCCATACCTATCAGGCTTATGAAGACGAAAACAGGGAAGTAATGGTCGAGGCCGGGCTGCCGGTGGAAAAGCCTCTGGAAGAAAAGACCGAGGAAGCTTCCGGGGAGGAAACCTCAGATGATAATGCTGAAAAGAAGGAGTAA
- the dsrJ gene encoding sulfate reduction electron transfer complex DsrMKJOP subunit DsrJ — protein sequence MYDANKIIPGLIIFALFMTFPFWYNLGADAYSTPELELPEDYEKCIESTEFMRAEHMNMLDEWRDLYVRDGYQEYWSELKQESYPMSLTKTCMDCHSDKEKFCDRCHDATAVDPYCWDCHIEP from the coding sequence ATGTACGATGCCAATAAGATCATTCCGGGGCTGATCATATTCGCCCTGTTTATGACCTTTCCCTTCTGGTACAATCTCGGGGCTGACGCCTATTCCACTCCGGAACTGGAACTCCCGGAAGATTATGAAAAGTGCATAGAGAGCACGGAGTTCATGCGTGCCGAGCACATGAACATGCTCGATGAATGGCGCGACCTCTACGTACGCGACGGGTACCAGGAATACTGGAGTGAGCTCAAGCAGGAAAGCTATCCCATGAGCCTGACCAAAACCTGCATGGATTGTCACAGCGACAAGGAGAAGTTTTGCGACCGCTGCCATGATGCCACAGCGGTGGATCCTTATTGCTGGGACTGCCACATCGAGCCTTAG